AAGCAAGAACAACATGGGCCACCTCTACCCCTTTGTTCCAAGCTATATGCCGAATATGTTCAATTTTTTCTAGGTTCTGCTCATAGACACCTTCACTAAATTGCGGCCTTTTTCTCATGCCTTCACTTAGTTCCGTATTTTTGTTATATTTTCCGGTTAATAATCCCGAAGCAAGCGGAAAGTATGGTATATAGGAAATTTTGTGTTCCTCTGCATATGGTAATAATTCATTTTCAGCACGGCGGTTTAATAGATTATACTCCCCTTGATACACATCTACATAGCCATCTTTGTTGGCTTCCTTTAATTGCTCGATGGAAAAATTTGAGACACCAATTGCCTTGATTTTTCCTTCATCCTTCAATTGTTTTAATGCTCCAATCGCTTCATCCTTTGGAGTGTCCTGATCGGGAAAATGGATGTAAAATAAATCTATGTAATCTGTTTGCAGTCGTTGTAGACTTTCCTCTACAGATTGTTTTAAAAATGCAGGTGAATTGTCAATAACGACTACATTACCGACAAATTTGTGGGCTGCTTTTGTGGCAATGACAATTTCAGAACGATTCCCAGCTTCCTTAACTACTTCACCTATGATTTCTTCGGAACGTTTCGGGCCGTAGATAAAAGCCGTATCTAAAAAATTAATTCCATTTGCCAGTCCTGTGAGAACTAATTCTCTTCCAGCTTCTTCATCAAGGTTAGGAAAAAGGTTGTGTCCCCCAACAGCGTTTGTTCCTAATCCTATTGGATTTACATACAAGTCTGTGTGACCAATTCGAATGTGCTTTGTCATTCCCTTACAACCCCTTTCGTTTCAATATCATTATCATAGCATCATTGGTATTTTATTCCGAATGTTTTGCATTTACTAAATATTTATTATGATTTCATGTTTGTCAAATGGGCATTAATCCATTTTTCAAACATTTCATTCAATTGGCTTTTTTTCTGTGCTTTTAACCATTCCACTTGGTCAATCGGCAGTTTTAATTTTAAAGTTACATCTTCATTGGGCATTTCTACTTTTCTAATATCTGCTAATGTAATTCCGGCTTCTATATCAGGGAACCAAGGATCATTTTCATTGACTCGGTCAAAATTCTCATATTCTTGAATGTCATCAATCTCACAAAATAAATGAAGCTGCGGCAGCATCCCCGTTAACGCTTTAACGTGCATAATAGAATGGATTACTCTTCCGTCCTCTAATCCAATTTCCACTATAAGGTTTTCTTCCTTTTGATATTTCCTTAGCACTATCTCACTAACTATGATATCCAATTCCAAAGTCAGACCGGAACTGGCTTCAAAGATGTAAATTGCACTATTAAATACTAGAATTTCTTTACCATCAAATTTAACTGAACTAACACCCGTCATGCTTGTTCCTCCAAAAAATCAAACTGTTAAAAGATCGAATATACGCTCAATTTCTTTCATTATAACTCTTAAATGATCATTCCTATACTATAAAAAAAGCTTAACAAGTGTCAATTTTGTAATTAACTGGCGATGATACCTACCTAAATAAATATTGAATTTTTGTTTCGTCTCAACAATATTAAAGTACTTATTATAGGAATTGAGCTTTACATGAAAAAGAGAGCGAGCAGCGTCTAAGTACTTAGTAAAATAAACGTTAGTGATCAATATTGATTAAATATACAAAAAGAAAAAAGCCAGGGCATTTGATACCTGGCAAATGATGAAACACTTCTACTTTTTATAAAACCTATTTAAACCCAATTATCATCATTATTGTCCCAACCGCCAACATCATCACCATTTTGGAAATCGTTTTGATCGTTGTAGTCGATATTATCTGGATCATCACGGCGTCGGTCATCCCAAATTCCTTGGTTATCCCCTTGAAATTGGTTTAGTTCATCTTGCAGGCGGTCAATTTCATGCTCCTGAATGATATTTTGGTCCATTAATTCTCTCATGATTTCATGATCTTCGAGGTTTTGCAAGGCATTAAATTGATCGAAGCCAATCCTCCCCTGTTCAAACAAAAAGGTGAGCAAGGCGCCCGCGGCCATTCCTCCGGCAAATGTTCCTAATCGGCCAAATTCCGTCTGATTTGGTGGTCCATAATAGTCCGGTCGTTCATAATAGCCCCTTCTAGAATCATATATTTGCGGCCGATTCCGGTTAGTAAGTGGTCTGATAATTAAAAAATAAACTAAAACAATAATAATGATAACAGCAATGAAAAACATTCATATTCCCTCCTAATCTTAGTTAAAGAGAGTATTAAATCGGGTATAGGTCCATTAAAGCTTTTTAAAACCTTCCTCCAATAAAAACGTTTCTGCTTCTTCACGCGTATCGAAAGTTTCTTCGAGATTTAATCCAAAATAAATATTCCAGACATCTAGCTCCTGGATTAACAGAAGTGTTTCCTTTTCAACGTTCACCCAGCGTTCCGCCTGCTGATCACCTATAATGGCAGCTTCAGCCACGAGTTTTTCAGCTCCAGAAAGACTGCGAATGGATTCTTTTATAATTTGCTTTAAATCTTCAGCTGAATAATCTCTGATATTCACTAACCCCTTTTCATTGGTTGGATAATTTGATAAAAGGCCGGCATAAATGAAGCCATTTCCATTTGGGTGAAGGTGGTAAACTACATTTTTCTTATCGTATATACTTTCATTAAATTGAAAATTAACCCTCCCTAGGGAAACGTTCACTCGTTCGAGTTCAGGAAAAGATTCGATAATAGCAAGTTTTTCTTCAAAATTAAGCATTGATTGCCTCCAAATTTTTAGTCACCTTTATTTTAACATAACCGTCTTAAACTTAAAAAAGGGAAACTGTCAGCATAAGTTTAGATTAATATGGAGAAGGATTTTGTTTTTGGAGAGACCATTTGCAAAAGGAAAGGGAAAAGTTATATTTAATCCAACTTAACCCCAAATATTTCTTATCAATTTTTCGTGAATATTTTAATTTCCTTCTACCTCATTTTGAAAACTGCTGCACAACGTTTAGGATTAATAACAATACAGTATACAATCTCAGATAAAATATAAAACGGAAGGTTTAACAGCCGTGTTATATATTTTTTGTTATAAATCCCTAATTACATTCTTACTTTTTCTGTACCATGCAAAAAGAACGGCTCGTAAAGCGTTATCTACTGCAATGGAAATCCATACGGCCGGTAATCCAAATCCAAGTTTCCATGCAAAGATATAAACACCTAATGTTCGAACAACCCATATACCAATCATAGTAACCGCCATGGGGAATTTACTGTTACCCCCAGCTTGAACGACTGATGTATCAATAGTAACTGATGCTAAGAACGGCTGAGAAAATGTATCGATTAATAAAATAATTCCTAATAGGTGAATGACAGTTTTATTATGAGTAAATATTGCGCCTATCCAAGGACTCGAAATTGCTAATATTGCCGTTATAACGGTCATGGAAATTGCCGATTGAATATAACTCCATTTCCGATATTCCTTCATATCTGAATAATTTTTTTCACCAATTGCTTGTCCGATTAGAGTGCTTGCTGCTACAGCAAATCCTCCACCGACTGTAAAGGCAAATGTGGTTAATGTTCCTGCAATATTGTGGGTCGCATAAGTTTCTGTTCCCATGCGAACAATTAAACCGAAATAAACAACTTGCCCAATTCTCATGCTTATTCTTTCTAATACGGCAGGAATCGCAAATTTTATCATGCTACCTACAATGTTCCAAATGACTTTAAAATCCCTGCTTTTCAAAGCTATGGATGGCATACGCTGCGATATGATGAACAGTCGTAAGAAACCATATATCCTTGCTAAAATCATTGCAACTGCTGCTCCAGTTATTCCTACTCCTTTGAATGGTCCTAATCCAAAAATTAAAACATAATCCAAAACGATATGAATTGCATTCATTTCAATACCCACTCTGAAAGGGGTCCTTGTATCCCCAACAGCTCGAAAGGATGCAGATTGAGCAGTAAACAATGCAATAAATGGAGTGAGACCTAAAACCACTTTAAAATATATGATAGCTGTGTTTTTCAGTTGCCTGTTAGCCCCAACCATTGTTAGCAATGGATTAGCGAAAACAACGGAAATCAAAGAAAAGACTAGTCCTATTAGGATCGATATAAAGAGACCGTGAAAAATAACGGATTTGCTTCGTTCTTCATCTTTTGCTCCAAATGCTCTCGATAAAAATACGGAAAGTGTAGCAGAAATAGCTGAAAAAACCCCAATATACGTCATACTGTAGATGTTGGTAACACCTACTGCATTTATAGCCAGAAGACCTAACCTTGCAATAAAAAAAGAGTCTACGACTCCCAGTAAACTTTGAAGATACGATTCGCCAATGGCTGGTATTGCAATATTAAAAACTTTTTTTGCTTTGCTCGGAATATACAAAAAATGTGCCTTCTTTCTTTAACAATTGGGTCTAAAATTATATTAACTAGTGGTGATGATGTTCCTGATCAGTTTTGAGCAATTAGCAACTTCATCCTGGGGATGCTATTTATTTCATTTAATTTTTCTTCGTAATATTTCTAATATATTAACATCAATTTATGTACATATATGCATATTATCATCATTATTTCTTTATAATTCCTTTTTATTTATTGACTCTATTATTATTCATTGTTAATTTTCGTGCAGGCAAGAGAATTCATAAGCGGAGAATTTCCGGCTAATGTATAAATAGGTTTAAGAAGCAGATTTAGGCGGAGATATTCCGATTAACTGCTCTAAATAAGACAAAATCCACAGTTTTGGATAATATAAAAGGAAAAACTTCCTTTATTTTTAGGCTCTGTTATTATTCATTGTTGATTTTCGTGTAGGTACGAGAATTCATAAGCGGAGAATTTCCGGCTAATGTATCCAGATGAAGTTTAAGAAGCAGATATAAGCGGAGATATTCCGATTAACTGCTCTAAATAAGACAAAATCCAAAGATTTGGATCATATAAAAGGAAAAACTTCCTTTATTTTTAAGGAAATAGGGGTATTTCCCAATTTAAACGGATTTTTACCGTTTATTTTTCTAACTCAGTGAAATCAACATTCAGCTATAAAAGAGCCTATTTATTAAAAAAGCAGTGAGATCTCATTTCGAAATCCACTGCCTTTATACTTTTTTAAAAATTTCCTTTATCATTTACTTGTACCTCAAAAGAGAACGGCTTAACCGCAAACAGTGTCCCTTTTCCTATACTGCTCATATTTCCCCTCTTTTTTCACCTTTAAGGCCGCATCCCATGTTTTGATGGTCCAAGTTGTTGAGGGAGCAGTTCGTATGCATCTTTCACCCAATCACATAACAATGGTCGGGTATCTCTAGGATCAATTATTTCTTCAATTCCAAAAGCTTCAGCAGTTCGAAAGGGGGATCGTACCGATTCCATTCGATCTAATAGCTCTTTCAGTAATGCATCTGGATGATCACTCGCCTCAAGCTCGCGGCGATAGGCAACATGTACACCGCCTTCAACCGGAAGTGAACCCCAATCTCCTGAAGGCCAAGCGTATCGTAAATTTAATCCATGACCGTTACTCATTCCGGCGCCGCCAACTCCAAAAACACGGCGGATTATGATTTCAACCATCGGTACCGTTGCTTGATAAATGGCTGCAATGGCACGAACTCCTTTTCGAATCGTTCCTTTTTTCTCTGAAGGCAAGCCAATGACCATGCCAGGCTGATCGACTAAATTCACGATCGGCAGATGAAATGTCTGACAGAGGTCAACAAATCTCTCTATTTTATCGGAGCTTTCAGCGGTTAGTCCCCCTCCATTAACATACGGGTCGCTTGCTAAAACACCAACAGAATATCCATCAAGCCGCGCAAAACAGGTAAGTGTACCTCCACCATAATATCTTCCCATTTCAAAAATGGAGCTTTGATCAAAAATCATGGGTAAAAGCTCCCTTATTTTATATGGTGTTTTTCTGTTTTTTGGTATAAAGGAGATTAAACGTTCGTCTTTTCGAGAAGGGTCATCTTGTGTGGATAAAACAGGCGGAAGCTTCCATACACTTGGAGGCAGATAAGAAAGGAAGGTACGGATTTGTTCAAAGGCATCTTCCTCTGTTTTTGCTATATTATCCACTGCTCCACTTGTTCGATGTACCTGGACTCCTCCTAATTCCTCTTTGGTTAAATCTTGTCCCATCCCAAACTTAACCACAGGCGGCCCAGCCACAAATAATTGTGATGTCTCTTCAACCATGACAGAAAAATGCGAAGCGGCCACTCTGGCAGCTCCTAGTCCTGCTACAGAGCCAAGACAGGCTGAAACAACAGGAACTAACTCCAAATTTCCAACTACTAAATCCCAAGCCGGATTTACAGGAACATACGTAAATCCTTCCGAATCCAGGAACTTTACACTGCCACCGCCGCCAGTTCCATCAACAAGGCGAATAATAGGAATCTGAAGGTCATGGGCCATCCGCTCAGCATACACTTGTTTGCCGATGATCGCTCCATCCGCTGCTCCGCCTCTGACAGTGAAATCATCACCTCCAACCACCACTTTACTTCCCAAAATTTTCCCAGTGCCTAAGATAAAATTGGCTGGCATAAATTCAAGTAAATAACCATCCTCATCATATTTGCTTTTACCTGCGATGGCTCCGATTTCATGAAAACTGTCGGGATCCAGTAATTTTTCAATTCTTTCCCTTACAGTTAATTTGCCATTTGCTCTGTGTCTAGCAACCCGCTCTTCTCCGCCCAACCGATAGGCTAACGATTCTCTAGACCGCAGCTCCTTGATTTCCTCTTCCCAAGACAAAATGATTCCTCCTTTGAAAATGGTTAATCTCCTCAGACATTAAAGAAAGAATACTAGTCTAATTTCCAATCTATTTCTGGTAAACACAGAATATTCCCTTAAATATATAAAAAATACCAGGCATTGAAATCACCCGGTATTTTTTAAAAAATGTTTCTTGCAGGCTGAAGGCTGCATCCATCAATTATTGTAAAAAGCAACAAGGTACATTTACTTAGGATAAGACAGTGTACTCTTAACCAATCATTAGAGAGATCCACTGTATGAAACTTTTGTAATATGTTTTTAACCTAATAAATCTCTTAATGCAGGTTCGAGTGTCGGAAACTGGAATTTAAAGCCTGCATGGCTTAAAACTTCAGGTAAAACATGCTGCCCTTCAAGGACTAGTGAGCTTTTTCTCCTAAGGATCATTTTTAATGCCACTTCTGGTACTGGCAGCCAATGAGGCCTGCGGGTCACACTTGCTATCGTTTGACCAAATTCTTTCATTTGTTGTGGATTCGGTGCTGTCACATTAACCGGGCCGCTTAACTCACTATTTTCCAAAGAGAAAATAATGGCTCGGGCAGCATCGTCAACATGGATCCATGAAACCCACTGCCTTCCTGATCCGAGTGTTCCGCCCATATACATTTTATAAGGTAGTACCATGAGTGGGAGGGCGCCGCTGTCCTCACCGAGCACAACGCCAAATCGCAGATATACTGTACGTATGCCGAGTTCCTTCACCCTTTCAGCCTTTCTTTCCCAGTCATGGACCGTTTTACCGAGGAAATCATCTGCAACAAGTTTCGATTTTTCCGTATATACTTCCGAAAATGAGGATGGGTAAATTCCGATCGCACTAGCATTGATAAAAACAAATGGCTTTTCAGGCAATGCCGCTGTGATTCTTATCAGCTCGTCTGTAGAAGTCATACGGCTTTCATAAATTTCATTCTGATGTTTGGGAGTCCAACGGCCGTCATTAATGGATGTGCCTGCCAGATTGATGATTACATCTGCTTTTTGTATTTCTTTTTCCGGAAAAATTCCTTCTTCAAGCCATTTGATATATTGTACTTGAGATGAAGATGATTTCTCTTTTCTAGTCAAAACGACCACTTCATGGTTTTCGTTAAGAAGAAGGTTGATTAATTTCCGTCCAATAAAGCCAGATCCCCCGGCAATTACGATTTTCATGTTTACACTCCAATGCTTTTTTGTACAAAACCTTAACTGTATACAAAACCTACATTCTCCGATTCATCGGGAATCAGCATAATTCATTCATGCCACACAATAGTATCTATATATTGACATACACCTTTTTTTTTTACCACAAAAAGAATCCGAACATGCATCCATCATGTTCGGTCATTCTCTGCTACTTTGTAGCTCATTCGTTTAACCTAATATATTGGTTTAACCAGTTATTTTCTCCATCCTCAAAATCACTTTTTTTGAATTTAGACGAAATCGATGTAGCCAATGATAACAGAGAGGAATAACAAATAAACTAATAAATGTTGAACTGATCAGCCCTCCAATGACGACAATCCCAAGTGTTTGCGAAATAACCGTATCAGTACTTGTTGAAAGTGATAATGGCAACAGTGCAAGAACTGTTGTCAAAGCCGTCGTCAGAATTGGACGAGTCCTTGAAAGTGTTCCATTAAAGATGGCATCTTCCATCTTTAGCCCTGAAGCGATGTTCCTTTCAATTTTATCAACTAGGACAATTCCGTTTGTTACCACGATCCCTGTCAGCATCATCATTCCCACCAATGCGGGAAGATTCCATTCTAATCGAAAGATTGTCATTCCAATAACAGATCCAATAAAGGCCAGTGGAAGGCAGAGTAACACAGAGAGAGGAGCTTTCCAACCCCGAAATAAGGCACTAATGATTAGTAATACTATTAACAAAGAAAAGAATAAAGCGATAGCCATTTCATAGATCATTTCATACACCTGCTGAGGCGCACCTGCAAAAGAATAGTGAACATTCTGAGGCAACGGTAATTTTTTCAGCATATCTTTCACATTGTTTGTTACTTTTTCAATATCCCTTGAAATGATCGTGGCTGTTACAGAAGCATATGGCTTGCTATCCTTCTCTTGGATCGCAGATGTACTGGAAGGAAGCAGGAGTGCGAGTTGGTCCAAAGTCACCTTTTTTCCCTTGTTATTAAGAAATGTCTCTTTAGCCATTAAGGAAAAAATATCTTTCTTATAGTCTTTTTGTACGTCTGTGTGAAGAACAATTGGAATTTCGTTCTGGTTCATCATGATAAACCCATTTGTTCCATCAGAAGTATATTGTTGAATGCGATTGATTACATCCCGCAATTTCACTCCATTACTTTCAATTGCTTTCCGATTAAGTTGAATTTGATATTGGTTTGTACGATCTTCGGCATCTGCTGCTCCATTTACAGCGAGTCCTGGCACTAGTTTTAACTGGTTTCTAATAGATTGTGCCGCCGATTCAAGCGTATCGTTATCTGCACCTGTCAAATTAATTTTTATTTGGGTATCATCTCCGCTCATGTTTTGACTAGAGACCGTATAAATGGCTTTGTTTGACAATGAAGATAATTGCTTCTGCAATTCAGAAATGAAAGCATCAACATTTGTTCTTTGTTTAACGGCAATGGATAAATTGGCAATATTCGGCTGTTGAATCCAGCCCCCTCCCGTGTCAAATACATCATCAGACTGTGGTGTAAAAGAGGACCCCAAGCCTGAGGAAAAAGATTCCACTCGCGGATTAGCTTTCAATATTGCTTCTGCTTTTTGAACTTCTGCATTAACTTCCATTAAAGATGAATTCTGGGGCATTTCCAGTTGTACGCTAATATTTCCAACTGGATTTCTTGCTGGTAAAAATTCTACCGGCAGAAATACCTCACTCGTTAAAGAAAGGCAAAATAGCACTAGGACAGTAATAACCACTTTTTTCTTATTTTTAAAAACATTCACGAGAATTTTATCGGCAATAGGTACTAAATTGTCATTTGCTGCTGCAGGCTTTCCCTTCCAAAAAAGGTTATATAGTGCTGGAACAACAAAAATGGAAACCAACAATGAAAGAATAAGAGAAATAACAACTGACCAGGCAAAACCTGAGAATGCTTCACTCACCATCCCACTAACTAGAGCAATCGGTATGTAAACAGCAACAGTGGTTAAAGTCGAAGAAACTATGGCAGGTATCATTTCTGATACGGCATCTGCTAACAAATGGCTGCTTTTCGTCCCTTTCGCTTCAGATACCTTTCGGGTCATATTGTCAAAAATGACAATAGAGTCATCCAGCACTCTTCCCATCGCAACAATAAGACCTGACAACGTAAGAAGGTTAAGGCTGATATCCATCATGTTCAGGACACCTATTGTTGTAAGTAAACAAATAGGCAATGTAATAGCGATCAATAAGGTAGAACGGACTTGGCGAAAAAAGAGAAACACACAAATGATCGAAAATAAACTGCCAAGTAAGCCTTCTTTGATCAAACCATATAAGGATTGGTTGATTAGCTCACCTTGATCAAGTTGGACGGATACATGAATATCATGGTTTTTAACTTCGGG
Above is a genomic segment from Neobacillus endophyticus containing:
- a CDS encoding MATE family efflux transporter translates to MYIPSKAKKVFNIAIPAIGESYLQSLLGVVDSFFIARLGLLAINAVGVTNIYSMTYIGVFSAISATLSVFLSRAFGAKDEERSKSVIFHGLFISILIGLVFSLISVVFANPLLTMVGANRQLKNTAIIYFKVVLGLTPFIALFTAQSASFRAVGDTRTPFRVGIEMNAIHIVLDYVLIFGLGPFKGVGITGAAVAMILARIYGFLRLFIISQRMPSIALKSRDFKVIWNIVGSMIKFAIPAVLERISMRIGQVVYFGLIVRMGTETYATHNIAGTLTTFAFTVGGGFAVAASTLIGQAIGEKNYSDMKEYRKWSYIQSAISMTVITAILAISSPWIGAIFTHNKTVIHLLGIILLIDTFSQPFLASVTIDTSVVQAGGNSKFPMAVTMIGIWVVRTLGVYIFAWKLGFGLPAVWISIAVDNALRAVLFAWYRKSKNVIRDL
- a CDS encoding acyl-CoA carboxylase subunit beta, producing MSWEEEIKELRSRESLAYRLGGEERVARHRANGKLTVRERIEKLLDPDSFHEIGAIAGKSKYDEDGYLLEFMPANFILGTGKILGSKVVVGGDDFTVRGGAADGAIIGKQVYAERMAHDLQIPIIRLVDGTGGGGSVKFLDSEGFTYVPVNPAWDLVVGNLELVPVVSACLGSVAGLGAARVAASHFSVMVEETSQLFVAGPPVVKFGMGQDLTKEELGGVQVHRTSGAVDNIAKTEEDAFEQIRTFLSYLPPSVWKLPPVLSTQDDPSRKDERLISFIPKNRKTPYKIRELLPMIFDQSSIFEMGRYYGGGTLTCFARLDGYSVGVLASDPYVNGGGLTAESSDKIERFVDLCQTFHLPIVNLVDQPGMVIGLPSEKKGTIRKGVRAIAAIYQATVPMVEIIIRRVFGVGGAGMSNGHGLNLRYAWPSGDWGSLPVEGGVHVAYRRELEASDHPDALLKELLDRMESVRSPFRTAEAFGIEEIIDPRDTRPLLCDWVKDAYELLPQQLGPSKHGMRP
- a CDS encoding aldo/keto reductase, producing MTKHIRIGHTDLYVNPIGLGTNAVGGHNLFPNLDEEAGRELVLTGLANGINFLDTAFIYGPKRSEEIIGEVVKEAGNRSEIVIATKAAHKFVGNVVVIDNSPAFLKQSVEESLQRLQTDYIDLFYIHFPDQDTPKDEAIGALKQLKDEGKIKAIGVSNFSIEQLKEANKDGYVDVYQGEYNLLNRRAENELLPYAEEHKISYIPYFPLASGLLTGKYNKNTELSEGMRKRPQFSEGVYEQNLEKIEHIRHIAWNKGVEVAHVVLAWYFTRQSIDVVIPGAKRAEQVLNNLKTLEVQLTNEEIKEIDRIFS
- a CDS encoding TIGR01777 family oxidoreductase; amino-acid sequence: MKIVIAGGSGFIGRKLINLLLNENHEVVVLTRKEKSSSSQVQYIKWLEEGIFPEKEIQKADVIINLAGTSINDGRWTPKHQNEIYESRMTSTDELIRITAALPEKPFVFINASAIGIYPSSFSEVYTEKSKLVADDFLGKTVHDWERKAERVKELGIRTVYLRFGVVLGEDSGALPLMVLPYKMYMGGTLGSGRQWVSWIHVDDAARAIIFSLENSELSGPVNVTAPNPQQMKEFGQTIASVTRRPHWLPVPEVALKMILRRKSSLVLEGQHVLPEVLSHAGFKFQFPTLEPALRDLLG
- a CDS encoding efflux RND transporter permease subunit, whose product is MQRLIDVTRKRAILIVTMIMLIVLWGAMSAVQIQRDYLPEINNPTLMVSVRADQFQADQIKAKITDPIQQALRVVNGLEDVETDTFNGGTVLSLNFPMNYKMEQAELDVSRALDGISLPIGVEKPLVTRLSTHSLPIMRIHIEGLSPNITENMLRTSIQEGVVSQLKTVPGVKDIHVTGGGSAGFAVNLRTKDLDRFGLTVEDVKQSLEENYTTGFEGDVTNNQISIPIQVVGWNINQQDLLNLPIHAKDGKMFRLLDVADISNRIVNLQTISRYNGKPSVLLDLLKTPSSNITDVSKRIKSKIKAIPEVKNHDIHVSVQLDQGELINQSLYGLIKEGLLGSLFSIICVFLFFRQVRSTLLIAITLPICLLTTIGVLNMMDISLNLLTLSGLIVAMGRVLDDSIVIFDNMTRKVSEAKGTKSSHLLADAVSEMIPAIVSSTLTTVAVYIPIALVSGMVSEAFSGFAWSVVISLILSLLVSIFVVPALYNLFWKGKPAAANDNLVPIADKILVNVFKNKKKVVITVLVLFCLSLTSEVFLPVEFLPARNPVGNISVQLEMPQNSSLMEVNAEVQKAEAILKANPRVESFSSGLGSSFTPQSDDVFDTGGGWIQQPNIANLSIAVKQRTNVDAFISELQKQLSSLSNKAIYTVSSQNMSGDDTQIKINLTGADNDTLESAAQSIRNQLKLVPGLAVNGAADAEDRTNQYQIQLNRKAIESNGVKLRDVINRIQQYTSDGTNGFIMMNQNEIPIVLHTDVQKDYKKDIFSLMAKETFLNNKGKKVTLDQLALLLPSSTSAIQEKDSKPYASVTATIISRDIEKVTNNVKDMLKKLPLPQNVHYSFAGAPQQVYEMIYEMAIALFFSLLIVLLIISALFRGWKAPLSVLLCLPLAFIGSVIGMTIFRLEWNLPALVGMMMLTGIVVTNGIVLVDKIERNIASGLKMEDAIFNGTLSRTRPILTTALTTVLALLPLSLSTSTDTVISQTLGIVVIGGLISSTFISLFVIPLCYHWLHRFRLNSKKVILRMEKITG